One genomic region from Rhizomicrobium palustre encodes:
- a CDS encoding thermonuclease family protein: MRAILMAGLGAVALALPAMAELPSCAGEHEISSAHVMRIETNGVLVLTDGRALKLEGIRLPGGPQDRAPASIAEEARSELDSLAKGREVDAYATWPKQDRYDRVRSQLFTADGKWIQLELLRKGLARVEISPDRGECYRELYAAEADARRAGVGLWANTAYAQRAPESLKGDLGTFQLVVGRVTNAENRDGKVLLQFGQDLRRDFNVVIGPDDLKTFKFMGVDPLNYGGKLVRVRGVVQGVAGPVIAVGNPKQIELLQ, from the coding sequence ATGCGAGCTATTCTTATGGCCGGGCTTGGGGCTGTCGCACTGGCGCTGCCCGCCATGGCCGAACTGCCGAGCTGCGCTGGAGAACACGAGATTTCCTCGGCCCATGTCATGCGTATCGAAACCAACGGCGTGCTGGTGCTGACAGACGGGCGCGCCTTGAAGCTGGAAGGTATTCGCTTGCCCGGCGGTCCGCAGGATCGCGCGCCAGCTTCCATCGCGGAGGAAGCGCGCAGCGAACTCGACAGCCTCGCCAAGGGGCGCGAGGTGGATGCCTATGCCACTTGGCCGAAGCAGGATCGCTATGACCGGGTGCGCAGCCAGCTCTTCACCGCCGACGGCAAGTGGATTCAGCTCGAACTTTTGCGCAAAGGCCTGGCGCGGGTGGAGATCTCACCGGATCGCGGCGAATGCTATCGCGAACTCTATGCCGCCGAGGCCGATGCGCGCCGTGCCGGGGTCGGTTTATGGGCCAATACTGCCTATGCCCAGCGGGCGCCCGAAAGCCTGAAGGGCGATCTTGGTACCTTCCAGCTCGTGGTGGGCCGGGTGACGAATGCGGAAAACCGCGATGGCAAGGTGCTTCTCCAGTTCGGCCAGGATCTGCGCCGTGACTTCAATGTGGTGATTGGGCCGGACGATCTCAAGACTTTCAAGTTCATGGGTGTCGATCCGCTCAATTATGGCGGCAAGCTGGTCAGGGTGCGCGGTGTGGTGCAAGGCGTCGCCGGCCCCGTTATCGCCGTGGGCAATCCGAAGCAGATCGAGTTGCTGCAATAG
- a CDS encoding cytochrome b has translation MSLTPVSPQRYGTVAMSLHWLIALAIIANLAIVFLIEDMPRPDRMFWMGWHKSIGLTVLILSLARVAWRLTHPAPAHPVGISPAQRIAGAALHHLFYLMIIVVPLAGWLMVSTNPRPIPFFGLFDFPAFPGLSGMTREEAHPYHELFENIHVLVGWAFVFLVPVHIAAALYHHHFLKNNVLLRMIPGSKLRP, from the coding sequence ATGAGCCTCACCCCCGTTTCGCCCCAGCGCTATGGCACCGTCGCGATGAGCCTGCATTGGCTGATCGCGTTGGCGATTATCGCCAATCTGGCGATTGTCTTTCTGATCGAGGACATGCCGCGCCCGGACCGCATGTTCTGGATGGGCTGGCACAAATCTATCGGCCTGACGGTGCTGATCCTGTCCCTGGCGCGCGTCGCATGGCGTCTCACGCATCCCGCGCCCGCCCATCCCGTCGGAATTTCTCCCGCACAGCGCATCGCAGGGGCGGCGCTGCACCATCTCTTTTACCTGATGATCATCGTGGTGCCGCTGGCGGGCTGGCTGATGGTGTCGACCAATCCCCGCCCAATCCCGTTTTTTGGCTTGTTTGATTTCCCGGCCTTCCCCGGGCTATCCGGCATGACGCGGGAAGAGGCACACCCCTATCACGAGCTTTTTGAGAATATTCACGTCCTCGTAGGCTGGGCGTTTGTGTTCCTGGTGCCGGTCCATATCGCCGCCGCCCTTTATCATCACCATTTCCTCAAGAATAACGTACTGTTGCGCATGATCCCAGGCTCCAAACTGCGCCCCTAA
- a CDS encoding L-threonylcarbamoyladenylate synthase: MKQGLIRAGDDAALVDAAQLLRAGKLVAFPTETVYGLGADATNGEAVAAIFAAKDRPRINPLIVHVTSLAEAERHVVFSDAARRLAEAFWPGPLTLVLPRKTDTPLSLLVSAGLETVAIRLPAHPLARALITATGRPLAAPSANPSGSVSPTTAQHVAEGLGERLDMILDGGATTVGVESTVIGFDGDCTLMLRPGGLPRADIEAIVGPLSAPDHGGPITSPGQLSSHYAPNSKMRLHASGAEAGEVFLGFGPNAQGVALNLSPRGDLSEAAANLFAMLRALDGKAATIAVSDIPNEGLGEAINDRLQRAAAPRPEKTS, encoded by the coding sequence ATGAAACAGGGCCTTATTCGCGCGGGCGACGACGCCGCTTTGGTAGACGCCGCGCAGTTGTTGCGGGCGGGGAAACTCGTCGCCTTTCCAACCGAGACGGTTTACGGGCTGGGCGCCGACGCCACCAATGGTGAAGCCGTTGCCGCGATTTTCGCAGCCAAGGATCGTCCGCGCATCAATCCCTTGATCGTGCATGTGACCAGCCTCGCCGAGGCGGAACGGCACGTTGTTTTTTCCGACGCCGCACGCCGTCTGGCGGAGGCATTTTGGCCCGGTCCATTGACCTTGGTCCTGCCGCGCAAAACCGATACGCCACTGTCATTGCTGGTGAGCGCGGGTTTGGAGACGGTGGCCATCCGCCTGCCCGCTCATCCGCTCGCGCGGGCTTTGATTACCGCCACAGGCCGTCCGTTGGCTGCACCGAGCGCGAACCCATCAGGCAGCGTGAGCCCCACCACCGCCCAGCATGTCGCTGAAGGGCTTGGCGAGCGGCTCGACATGATCCTTGATGGGGGGGCCACGACTGTTGGTGTGGAGTCGACGGTCATCGGCTTTGATGGTGATTGTACGCTGATGCTGCGCCCCGGCGGCCTGCCACGCGCGGATATTGAAGCCATTGTTGGGCCATTATCCGCACCGGATCACGGCGGGCCCATCACCTCACCTGGTCAGCTTTCCAGCCATTACGCGCCGAATTCGAAAATGCGCCTGCACGCGAGCGGCGCTGAAGCCGGCGAAGTTTTTTTGGGCTTTGGCCCGAATGCACAAGGTGTTGCGCTCAATCTCAGCCCGCGCGGTGATTTGAGCGAAGCCGCCGCCAATCTTTTCGCCATGCTGCGCGCGCTGGACGGCAAAGCCGCCACCATCGCCGTCTCGGACATTCCCAATGAAGGCCTTGGCGAGGCCATCAATGACCGGCTGCAACGCGCCGCCGCCCCAAGGCCGGAGAAGACATCATGA
- a CDS encoding FAD-binding oxidoreductase, translating into MSDLFEQLKAIVGPKGFSTDPAEIAPHLTEWRSKYEGSSPLLLKPASTQEVSAILALCHKAGAAVVPQGGNTGLVGAQIPFHNEILLSLSRMNQIRSLDKHDASLIAEAGVVLSTAQSHADEVGLLLAPSLASEGSAMIGGLISSNAGGVNVLRYGMMREQVLGLEVVLANGHVLNTLRTLRKDNTGYDLKQLFIGAEGTLGIITAAALRLVPKPSERATAFVAVPDVNAATALLARLQESTNGLLNAFEVLARSGLELVLAHIAGAKDPFAAPAPWYVLCEASGIKGVSEAFLSGLESALEDGIAADVVIASSEAQRESLWRLRETMSEAQKLEGPSLKHDISVPVSAAARFIETAIAAVAARLPEARPVPFGHLGDGNLHFNFQMAKGTDPKHYLAHWDEIQQIVHDIVHEFGGSFSAEHGVGIMKRDALARYKTVQEVELMRTLKRALDPKSILNPGKLIPD; encoded by the coding sequence ATGAGCGATCTCTTCGAACAGCTAAAAGCGATCGTCGGCCCGAAAGGCTTCAGCACTGATCCGGCCGAGATAGCGCCGCATCTCACCGAATGGCGCAGCAAATATGAAGGCTCTTCGCCGTTGTTGCTGAAACCTGCTTCGACGCAGGAAGTCTCGGCCATTCTCGCGTTGTGCCATAAGGCCGGCGCCGCAGTAGTGCCGCAAGGCGGGAACACAGGCCTCGTTGGCGCGCAGATTCCGTTTCACAACGAAATCCTTCTGAGCCTGTCGCGGATGAACCAGATCCGCAGCCTGGATAAGCATGATGCGAGCCTGATCGCGGAAGCAGGCGTGGTCCTTTCCACCGCGCAGAGCCACGCCGACGAAGTCGGATTGCTTCTGGCCCCAAGCCTCGCGTCCGAAGGTTCTGCCATGATTGGTGGACTGATTTCCTCCAATGCGGGCGGGGTGAATGTGCTGCGCTATGGCATGATGCGCGAGCAGGTCTTGGGCCTGGAAGTCGTGCTCGCCAACGGCCATGTGCTGAACACGCTGCGCACCCTGCGCAAAGACAATACCGGTTACGACCTGAAGCAGCTGTTCATCGGAGCCGAAGGCACGCTCGGCATCATCACCGCTGCCGCCTTGCGCCTGGTGCCCAAGCCCTCCGAACGCGCGACGGCTTTTGTTGCCGTGCCTGATGTAAATGCAGCAACCGCTTTGCTGGCGCGGCTGCAGGAATCCACCAACGGGCTGCTCAACGCGTTTGAGGTTTTGGCACGCTCTGGCTTGGAGCTGGTGCTTGCCCATATCGCGGGCGCTAAAGATCCTTTCGCTGCACCTGCGCCCTGGTATGTGCTGTGCGAAGCTTCCGGCATCAAAGGCGTCAGCGAGGCATTTCTTTCGGGCCTTGAATCCGCGTTAGAAGACGGTATCGCCGCCGATGTCGTGATTGCCTCAAGTGAAGCGCAGCGCGAAAGCCTTTGGCGCTTGCGCGAAACCATGTCGGAAGCGCAGAAGCTGGAAGGCCCCTCACTGAAACACGATATCTCCGTGCCCGTGAGTGCCGCTGCGCGCTTTATCGAGACTGCGATCGCCGCGGTCGCCGCGCGTTTGCCGGAAGCGCGCCCTGTGCCCTTCGGCCATTTGGGCGACGGCAATCTACATTTCAATTTCCAGATGGCGAAGGGCACCGATCCCAAGCATTACCTCGCCCATTGGGACGAGATTCAGCAGATTGTGCATGACATCGTGCATGAATTCGGCGGCTCGTTCAGCGCCGAGCATGGCGTCGGCATCATGAAACGCGATGCGCTCGCCCGGTATAAGACGGTGCAGGAAGTGGAGCTGATGCGCACCCTGAAACGCGCGCTCGATCCAAAATCTATTCTCAATCCGGGCAAACTCATCCCAGATTGA
- the modA gene encoding molybdate ABC transporter substrate-binding protein — protein sequence MRLSRLSRFVLAAITTVFLTAGAFAADVTMFAAASLGTALPEIAAAYKAKTGQSVQFSFAASSVLARQIENSPGADVFMSADADWMDYLDNRGLVQHATRKTLLTTKLVLIAPAASTVQVKIGPHFDLLGALKGGRLAIADPDSVPAGKYGKSSLVSLGVWNAVVDRTANAESVRVALAYVARGETPLGIVYRTDALIEPKVKVVDTFPDKTHAPIVYPAALTKDARPAAKAFLDFLSGPEARAIFVKYGFELAGGK from the coding sequence ATGCGTCTTTCGCGCTTAAGCCGCTTTGTGCTGGCGGCCATCACCACCGTGTTCCTCACCGCAGGCGCCTTTGCCGCCGATGTCACGATGTTCGCGGCTGCCTCACTTGGTACGGCACTACCGGAAATCGCTGCCGCTTATAAGGCGAAGACCGGCCAAAGCGTCCAATTCTCCTTTGCCGCCTCCTCGGTTCTGGCGCGCCAAATTGAGAATTCGCCCGGCGCCGATGTCTTCATGTCCGCCGATGCCGATTGGATGGATTATCTCGATAATCGCGGGCTGGTGCAGCATGCGACACGCAAAACACTCCTCACCACCAAGCTGGTGCTGATCGCGCCAGCGGCCTCCACGGTGCAGGTGAAGATCGGTCCCCATTTCGATCTTCTCGGCGCGCTGAAAGGCGGGCGGCTTGCCATCGCGGATCCAGATTCCGTGCCGGCGGGCAAATATGGCAAATCCTCACTGGTTTCGCTCGGTGTGTGGAACGCGGTGGTGGATCGCACTGCCAATGCGGAAAGCGTGCGCGTGGCGCTCGCTTATGTGGCACGCGGTGAAACCCCGCTTGGCATTGTCTATCGCACCGATGCGCTGATCGAGCCCAAGGTGAAGGTTGTCGACACCTTCCCTGACAAAACCCATGCGCCCATCGTCTATCCCGCAGCGCTGACTAAGGACGCCAGGCCCGCCGCGAAAGCCTTTTTGGATTTTCTCTCAGGTCCTGAGGCACGCGCGATTTTCGTCAAATACGGCTTTGAACTCGCGGGAGGAAAATAA